Below is a genomic region from Pyxidicoccus trucidator.
GGCTCTTCACGTCCGAGCCGTAGTGGACGATGGCCAGCCGGTCCTCGTCCCGCAGCAGCCCCACCAGGTGCCGCGCGGCCTGCTTCGCCTGGGCCAGCTTGTAGCCGCTCATGGAGCCCGAGCGGTCGATGACCAGCGCCAGATTCACAGCGCTGCGCTTCGCCCCCGGCACCTCGGCGCCCGTCAGGTCCATCGTGGCGAACACCTCGGAGGTGCCCGCGGGGATGTACGGGTGCGACAGCCGGCTCGTCAGGGTGAGCGAGCCGGGCGTCGACAGCACGGGCGCGACGGGGGGAGGCTCCGGAGGCGGCGTCACCACCACCACGGGAGTCACGGGCTTGGGCGGCTGCACCGACCCCAGCTGAGGCAGCCCCAGCACCAGCGCGGTGAGGGCGAGGCCACCGGCGAGGCTGAGGAAGAGGACCGTTCGGTTCATGGCAGGGCTCCTGGCGCTAACGACGCGGGCCCTGCCTTTACGAACGAGACGCGGGAAAAGGTCTACCCCCCGCGCCGGAAAATGTCAGTTGCCGGCCGCAGCCAGGGGGGTGCCCGAGCAGAAGAAAGGCGAGTTGTTCTCGCCAAACGTCCGCCGGTAGAAGGCCTCGTCAGCGGCGCGCAGGGCCTCCAGCGTGTCCTGGTCCAGCAGCAGCGCGCGGCACGCCATGCGCTCCGGCAGGCCCTCCAGCACGTCGCTGGTGTCCTTCACCTCGCACGCGTTGGAGCCTTCCACGCACTCCTTGCTGCAATAGCCCATGGCGTTGGCGTTCCCATTCACCGTGCCGTCCTCGTTCGTCGCCCGGGGGAAGTCCGCGTCACGCACGCAGACGAGGTCCTCGCACTCCACCGCGCCGAAGGAGATGAAGTCCTGTCGCGGAGCGATTTCCTTCTCGAGGATGGGCCGGGTCTTTTCACCGAACTGCTCCAGCTCCTCCGGGGTCGCCTTGCGCACCAGGGTGCACGGCTTGCCGATCTGACTGCTGACTTCGCAGCCCCCCAGCAGCATCGCGGCGGACATCAGGAGGGCGGCTCGGACGGACATCTTCATGACACCTCTACAAAGGGGGGGAGGGGCGCGGGACCTCTGGACCCGCGGAGCACTCAAAAGGGTAGCACAGCACCCATGAACGCCAACGCACCTGTACCACGGGGTGGGGCAGTGGAATTGTGAAGGAATACCGGAGGGATACAGGGTAACCAGGCGTGCGCGGCATGGTTGATGGTTGGGAATGTGACCGATAGGATGTCGAAACCGAGAGTCGCGCTGTACCCCCGGTGGCAGTTACGCCCCCCTCCCTCACGGAGCCTCCGGATTTGAAACGCCCCACGTTGCTGCTCGCCCTGTGTCTGGCGCCCACCCTGGCGCTCGCTCAGAGCCAGGAAGGCATGGGACTCGACCTGACGGAAGAGTCCCCGGCCCCGCCGTCCTCCGAGGAATCCCCTGCGCCCCCGTCGGCGGAGGAAGCCACGCCCGTGGCCTCCACCACCGCGGAGGACACGCCGGAACCGGAGTCCCTCCCACCGCTGACGGACATCACCCAGGAAGACCGGGTGAAGAGCGTCCAGCGCAAGGTCTACCGGAAGAAGGGTCGCTTCGAGCTGACGCCCCTGGTCAGCATCTCCGTGAATGATCCGTTCTACTCCAAGGTCGGCGCGTCGCTGCGCGGCGCCTGGTACCTGGCGGACACGCTCGCCATCGCCGGCCGCGCGTCGCTGATGCAGGTCGTGCCGTCCGACGACGTGCGGACGGCCAAGCGCACCTTCAACAGCAAGATCTACAACTCGGTGCCTGAGTGGTCCGCCATGGGCGACATCGAGTGGAGCCCGCTGTACGGCAAGGTGGCGTTCCTCAACTCCATCCTCCACTTCGACGGCTACCTGCTGGCCGGAGCGGGCGTGGTGCGGACGGAGACGTCCTCGCTGCCCGACCGCGGCCTCAACCCCGCCGCCGACCTGGGCCTGGGCATGCGCTTCGTGGCCAAGGACTACCTGGCCGTGAACGTGGCCCTCATCAACACCGCCTATGTGGATCAGCCCCTGGGCAGCAGCAAGGGCGCCATCCAGAACATGATGACCCTCAACGCCGGCATCTCGCTGTTCCTGCCGTTCAGCTCGACGGGGAGGGACTCGGAATGAAGCTGACCCTCCGTCTGCTGCTGGCCCTGTGCCTCGTCGCGCCCGTGCTGGGCCACGCCCAGTCCTCCGAGGAGGAGGAGGCCGGCGACGTCTCCGAGGTGGACAAGGACCGGATGGGGCCGCTGCGCGAGCGCGTGCGCCCCGTCTCCGGGCACCTCTTCCTCAAGAAGGGGCGCTTCGAGTTCAGCCCGTCCGTCTCGCTGTCGCTGCGCGACGCCTTCTTCAGCAAGTACATCCTGGGCGGCACGCTCACCTACCATCCGCTGGAGACGGTGGGCGTCAGCCTGCGCCTGGGCTACGCCATCAACTCGGTGGCCGGCGCGGCGCAGCTGTGCACCTTCGACGGGGAGGGCGCGGACGCCACGCGAGGCTGCGGCAAGCCGACCCTGAACCAGCTCGACGGGCAGGCCCCCGGCCAGCTCAAGCTGCTGGGCGGCGCGGACGTCCAGTGGGCGCCCATCTACGGCAAGCTGTCGCTGCTGGCGGAGAAGTTCGTCAGCTTCGACCTGTACGGCGTCGCGGGCGCCTCCGTGGTGCAGTACCGCGGGCCGGGCCTGGACCCCACCACCGAGGCCCAGGTCCCGAAGAGCTACATGACCCCCGGCGGCAACCTGGGCGTGGGCGCGCGCTTCTTCCTCAACCGCTGGGTGACGCTGCGCACCGAGGTGCGGGACCTCATCTACGTGGAGAAGAGCGACGTCCCCGGCGAGACCTACCTGCGCAACCAGCTCCTCTTCGAGCTGGGCGTTTCCTTCTTCTTCCTGAACGGCTCCGAGTCATGATCCGCTCCTTCCGGCTCATCCGTGTCGCCGTCCTCGGGCTCGCGCTCGCCTGGACGGCCCCCAGCTACGCCCAGAGCTTCGAGGGCCTGGACCTCGGCGCCCAGTCGAAGAAGAAGAAGAAGGGCTCCACCAGCAAGAAGAAGAAGCAGACCTCCCGCAAGACGCGCGGCAAGGCGACGCCGGCCGCCCCGGTGGAAGAGGCCCCGCCCGAGGCCGCCGCCAGCGAGAGCCCGGCCGTCGAGACGGCGCCCGCCGTGGCCGCTCCCGCCGCTCCCTCGACGCCCGCCCCGGCTCCCGCGCCCACCCCGGCCTCTCCGCCGGCCGGGGGCCTGGGGCTGGACCTGACGCAGGAGGCGCCCAAGCAGACGGCGCCCACCATGTCCTTCGACGCGGTGGACGTGTCCGGCAAGACGGCGGACCGCCAGCGCCTGGACGTGGCCGTCAGCCTCTTCAAGAACGACGAGTACGAGAAGGCCGCCATGGCGGCGCACGAGCTGCTGGCGGACGCGAAGCTGGCGGGCCTGCACACCGAGGCGCGCTACGTCCTGGCCAAGTCGCTCTACCGCATGGGCATGTACCACTCGTCCCTGGGTGAGTTCTCCAAGCTGCTCTCCCTGGGCCCGTCCACCAAGTTCTTCAAGACGAGCCTGGAGTGGCTGTTCTTCATCAGCCGCAAGACGAAGAACGAGACGGTCATCCTCGACGAGATTGCCCGGCACGCGAACCAGGAGTTCCCGGAGAAGTACCGGAACGAGTTCCGCTACCTGCTGGCGCGCTACCACTTCGTGCGCGGCCGCGCGCTGGACCAGGTGGGCCAGCCGGCGGACGCGGACAAGAGCTTCGAGGAAGTGAAGCGCCTGGCGCTGTCCATTCCGCGCAATGACCCCTTCTTCCCGCGCGCCAAGTACCTGGAGGGCCTGTCCTCCTTCCGCAACGGCAGCCGTCAGAAGGACGCGGCGTCCAAGCGCGGCAACGGGGAGATGCTGGCCTCCGTGGAAGCGATGAAGGAGGTCATCCGCCTCACTCGCCCCATGCCCGGCAAGTCCGCCGAGCAGGTGAAGATGGACAAGGCCCTGCGCGAGCTGGCCTTCATGCAGCTGGCCCGTACGCACTACGGCATGCAGCAGAACCGCTTCGCCCTCTTCTACCTGGGCAAGGTGGAGCGGGGTAATACGCAGTGGCTGGAGTCCCTCTTCGAGGCCAGCTGGGCCAACTACCGTGTGGGCCAATACGAGCAGGCGCTCGGCAACCTGATTACGCTGTCGTCGCCCTTCTTCCGCGAGGAGTACTTCCCCGAGGCGCTCATCCTGAAGGCGGTCATCTATTACGAGAACTGCCGCTACCGGGAGTCCACCCTCATCCTCCAGGACTTCGAGCGCACGTACCTGCCGGTGCATGACCAGCTCGAGTCGCTGGTGAAGAAGAACACGGACGCCGGGGAGTACTACTCGGTGCTCGCCGAGGTGCAGAAGAAGAACAAGGAGGGCCTGGAGAAGAACGAGACGGACGTCATCCTGGAGCGCATCCTCCGGCTGGCGCTGACGGACCAGGACCTGCGCAAGACGAACGACTCCATCCTCGAGCTGGAAGGGGAGATGGACGCCTTCGCCAACCGCGCGGACACCTTCAAGTACTCGGACTTGAGCAAGACGCTGCTGGAGGGGCTCAAGGTGCAGCGCACCGGCCTCATCTCCAAGGCGGGCATCATGGCCAAGGGCAAGCTGGAGACGGAGCTGGTGGCGCTCAAGCAGCTGCTGGCCAACGGCCTGCGCATCAAGTTCGAGACGACGACGAAGGAGAAGGAGTTCCTCGAGGAGCAGCTCAAGGCGGGCGGCCGCACGGCCATCGTCAAGAAGTACAAGTACTCGGTGGCGGTGTCGGACGACCAGCTCTACTGGCCGTACGAGGGCGAGTACTGGCGCGACGAGCTGGGCACGTACCAGTACACGCTGACCAAGGGCTGCATCGAGCGGGACACGGCCAACCGGAACATGCAGTCCGCCGAGGCCCTGTAGCACCCGTCACAACGGGTACTTCTCCCACCTGACCACCGCCGGGAGCGCTATGTTCCGCGCTTCCGGCGGTTTTCTTTTTCGAGGAAGGGGCTCCTGGTGGTGAGGCGGGCGGCGTCACTGCGCGTCGTCTTCGGAATCGTCACGCTGGACCTCATCGGGTTCGGCATCCTGATTCCGCAGCTGGGCGTGTACGGAGTGAAGTTCGGCGCCTCGCCTTTCACGGTGGGGCTGCTCATCTCCGTCTATTCGTTGATGCAGTTGGTGGCGGCCCCCGTGCTGGGCCGGCTCAGTGACAGGTACGGCCGCCGGCCGGTGCTGCTGCTCAGCCAGGTGGGCTCGCTGGTGGGCTACCTGCTGTTCGCCTTCGCCCAGTCGCTGCCGCTGCTGTTCCTGGCGCGCGTCATCGACGGGGTGTCCGGGGGGAACATCGCCACCGCGCAGGCGGTGGTGGCGGACATCACCCCGCCGCAGGAGAGGGCGCGGGGCATGGGCGTCATCGGCGCGGCCTTCGGCCTGGGCTTCGTGCTGGGGCCGGCGCTGGGGGGCTTCCTGGGGGCGTGGGGCGGCAACCTCGCCATCGGCCTGTTCGCGGCGGGGCTGGTGGCGCTCAACCTCACCTGCACCTTCTTCTTCCTTCCGGAGTCGAAGCACCCGGGCAGCACGGGCGGCCACGCGCGCACGCTGAAGGGGGCGACGCTGGCCATGCACCTGCCGGTGGTGGGGCGGTGCCTCGTGCTCATGCTGGTGTTCACCACCGCCTTCGCGCAGATGGAGGGCACCTTCTCCGTGTACATCCTGACGAAGTTCCTCTCGTCGGGGCCGGTGCCGCTGCGCGAAGGCGGGCTGTTCCTCCAGGCGGCGCTGCCGGACGCGGAGATGCTTCGCGAGGCGAGCCTCCGGGCGGGCTGGCTCTTCGCCACGGTGGGGGTGCTGTCCGCGCTGGTGCAGGGCGGGCTGGTGCGGCGCCTGACGGGCGGGGCAGAGGGCAGGGCAGGGCGCGAGGCCCCGCTCGCCACGGTGGGCTTCGGGCTGACGGCGGCGGGGCTGGCGCTGATGCCGGTGGCGCCCGACTATGCATGGCTGTTCCCCGTCATGGGGCTGCTGGCGGTGGGCTCGGCGCTGGTGAACCCGTGTCTGACGGCGCTGGTATCCCTGCATGCGCCGCCGGAGCGGCTGGGAGCGGTGCTGGGGGCGTACCAGGCCTTCGGCTCGCTGGGGCGGATTGTGGGGCCGGCGCTGGGCGGGTGGCTCTTCACCCGTTTGGGGCCGGGGGCGCCGTACGGGACGGCGGCAATCATGGTGGGCCTGGCGGCGCTGCTGGCGTTGTCCCTGGTGGCCCAGGCGAGAATGGCAGGCACGGGGGCCGAGCAAAGGTCCTAAGATGGAGGCCATGGTGGGGACGCAGCCGCAGCCGGTGACGATTGCATTCGATGTCATGGGGACGGACCACGGCCCCGCGGAGGTGGTCCGGGGCGCGGCGATGCTGTCGCTGGAGTCCCCGCACATCCACACGCTCCTGGTCGGCGACCGGGACCTCATCGACGAGGCGCTGGCCGAGGTGAAGCACAACGGCGAGCGCATCTCCGTGCAGCACGCCTCGGACTTCGTCGGCATGGACGAGAAGCCGGGCGAGGCGCTGGCGCGCAAGCCGAACGCCTCCGTGGCGGTGGCCGCGCGGCTGGTGGCCGAGGGCGAGGCGCAGGCGCTGGTGTCCGCGGGCAACACGGGCGCGGGCGTGCTGGCGTGCGCGCGGCACTTCCAGCTCATCCCCGGGGTGCGGCGCGCCGCGCTGGCCACGGTGTACCCGACGCGCTCGGTGCGCGGCGCCAAGGAGGACCCGTTCTCCCTCATCCTCGACGTGGGCGCCACGGTGGAGGCCAACGCCGAGGACCTGGTGACGTTCGCCGTCATGGGCTCGGCCTACGCGCGCATCATCTCCAAGAATGACCGGCCGAAGGTGGCGCTCCTGTCCAACGGCGTGGAGCCGCAGAAGGGCCCGCCGCGCGTGGTGGAGGCGCACGCCCGCCTGTCGGAGATGCACGACATCAACTTCATCGGCAACGTGGAGGGCATCGACATCCCGAAGGGCACCGCGGACGTCATCGTCACGGACGGCTTCGTGGGCAACGTGTGCCTGAAGATGCTGGAAGGCGTCCACGACACGGTGGTGGAGCTGGCCCAGTACGCCTACAAGGAGAGCCTTCGCTGGCGTGCGGGTCTGGCCATGTTGTCCAGTGGCATTCAGCGCATCAAGGACATCACCGATTGGAACCAGTACGGCGGTGCGCCGATTCTGGGGTTCGATAAGATCTTCATCAAGGCGCACGGGCGCTCGAAGTCGCGGGCCATCGCCAACGCGGGAAAGGTGGCGGCGAAGGTGGTGGCGAACAACCTGACCACCGCCATCCGGGAAGGCCTGAAGAAGTGAGTCTGCCGGACCGCATCGACCCGCGTCCTCCCCGGCGCATCTACCGGTGGGACCTGGACAAGACGTACCTCCAGACGGAGTTCGACTCGCTCCGTGATCTGGTGCGTACGGCCTTCCAGAAGGCCCACGAGAAGGTGGCCGTGCCGGGGGCGAGCGCGCTCATCCGGGAGCTGTCGGAGCAGGGCGACTCGCGGCTGTGCATCGTCTCCGGCAGCCCGAAGCAGATGCGGGCGGTGCTGGAGGAGAAGCTCAAGCTGGACGGGGTGAAGTGGGACGAGTTCGTCCTCAAGGACAACGTAGGCAACCTCCTGCGCGGCCGCTTCCGGGCCCTGCGCGGACAGGTGGGCTACAAGCTGCCGGCGATTCTGGAGAGCCGGGTGCACGCGCCGGTGGAGGCCGAGGAGGTGCTCTTCGGCGACGACGCGGAGGCGGACGCGTTCATCTACTCGCTGTTCGCGGACCTGATTGCCGGCCGCGTGGACGAGCGGGTGCTGTCGCAGGTGCTGGAGGCGGGCGGGGTGTACCCGGACGACCAGGTGCGGGTGCGCGAGGCGTGGAAGAAGATTCCGGTGTCGGACCCGGTGCGGCGCATCTTCATCCACCTGGACCGGCTGACGCCGCCCGCGCAGTTCTCCGCGTACGGGCCGCGCGTGGTGCCCATCTTCAACTACTTCCAGGCGGCGCTGGTGCTGCTGGCGGACGGGCACCTGACGGCGCCGCAGGTGCTGAAAATCGCCGTGGAGATGGTGCAGACGGCGGGGCACAACATCATCACCCTGTCGAACTCGTTCCAGGACCTGCTGCGGCGCGGGCTGCCCTTGCAGCAGGCGGCGATTGCGCTGTCGCAGGCGCTGGAGGGGCCCAACAAGCTGCTGGCGGCGATGCGGCCCATGCCGGACATCCTGGCCGCGTTCAGCAAGCGGCTCGCCGCGCTGGGCACGCCGCCGCCTCCTCCTCCGGTGCAGGCAGTGGACTACGTGAAGCTCATCCACCACGCCATGCCGCGCACCTCCAAGCGCCGGGGCAAGCCGGCCGAGGAGTAGGGCGCGGGGATGCATGGCCATAATTCGGCAGTGGCGCTCATGTTTTGACTTCACCGACTGGAATCACTAGAGGCGGTTATATGGGGCTCAGTCGGTCTGAGCAAATGGCCCGTATCAAGGGCAAGCATACGTCGCCTGAACTCAGACTCAGATCTGCTTTGTGGCGTGCAGGCATTCGATATCGGGTGCACGCGCGTACGCCGGTTGGTCGGCCTGATATAGTTTTGCCTTCGAGGAAGCTAGCGATCTTTATCGACGGTTGCTTCTGGCATGGGTGTCCCAAGCACTACGTGCGTCCAAGAACACGAAAAGAGTTCTGGGAAGAAAAGCTCTTGGCCAACATAAGTCGCGACCGCCAGCAGACACTGCAGCTGGAGACCTTGGGGTGGAGAGTTATTCGCGTATGGGAGCATAAGGTTTTTGAGTCGCTGGATGATGTGGTGTTTTATATCAAGAATGTGCTGCCCGGTAATGGAACTGAAAGTACGGACGAGTGGCGTGTAGAACGAGTCGATGTAGTGGATGCGGGCCTTGATATAGAGCGGCGCGTGATGGTCGACCTCCGCAACCCAGAAAAGCGGTACTCAATCGACAGTCGCCGGATTACCGCGAAATGGAAGCTCCCGGCCAACGTTGGTTCTGTGGGCAGGAAATCGCGCAAGCAAAAAAAATTGACCCGCGCTCTTGGTTGTTAGAAGATGTAGAATTTTAAATATTGGTAACCTGCTTTGAGGATTTAAGCCGAATATATGCCGCTCGCTTGGTCGAAAACAGTCAAAGAAAAACTACGCCGGCTGCGCCGAGGAGGGACTCCGAGAGTTCTCGATCTCTTTGCCGGATGCGGAGGCATGTCCTTGGGCTTCCAGCGATCTGGTTGCGAAATAGTGGCTGGCTTGGAAAGCGACCCTGCCCGCGCAAAGACGCATGCGGCCAACTTCCATCGCCATCTGAGCCCAGAGAGGCAGCAAGCCCACGGCAAGCCGCGAGATGTAACAAGACTTTCGCCAGAAGAATGTCTGAGAGAGGTTACGGGAGAGAAATCAAGTGAAATTGATATAATCATTGGGGGGCCTCCATGCCAAGCGTATGCAAGGGTTGGTCGCGCCAAACTTCGTGAGATCGCACAGCAGCCTGATGCATATCTTCGAGACGCGCGTGGACAACTTTATGCTGCATATGTTGCTTATGTCGAGGCATTCAAGCCTATCGCTGTCGTGATGGAGAATGTGCCGGATATTCTGAATTATGGTGGGGTGAATATCGGGCAGCTCGTGGCCGAAAGCCTGGAGGCCATTGGCTACGAGTGTCGATACACGCTGCTCAATGCAGCGTGTTTTGGGGTGCCACAAACGCGTGAACGTTGGTACCTGATTGGAATTCACAAAGATGTCGACTGCGTTCCGAGTTTTCCCGGCCCTGAACGCCATGTTGTATTGCCGATAGGATACAGGGGAACTCGTAGCCATGCATTGCGCTGGTCGGAGTCTGCTCCGCGGCATGCAGAACTCCTCAAGGAGCCATCGGCCGATCTTCCGCCGGCTGTCACTTGCGAGGAGGCTCTTTCAGATCTGCCCGTAATATCAAGCGACGAGAAACTTCGGCAAAAGCGGAGTGCGCGCGACCTGAAAGCACTTTTGCCTTATACTTCAATTCCTGGCAATTCATTCCAGGAATTGATGCGTAATTGGAAGGGATTCGAGGCGGGGACTGGCGTGTCTGCCCATGTTATCCGAGCTCTTCCTCGGGACTACGAGATTTTCGGTCGAATGAAGCCGGGTGCGGATTACCCGGCAGCGCATCGAATTGCCCATCAATTACTTCTGGAGAAGCTAGAGGTTCTCCGAAAGCGGGGGCAACCGATAGTTGAGCGAAGCGCGCGCTGGCATGATCTCGTTAAGCAGACTGTTCCGCCATATAGCCCAGACAAGTTTCCCAACAAGTGGCGGAAGTTGGAGCGGGACTTTCCCTCCAGAACGCTTATGGCTCATTTGTCGCACGATAGCTATTCGCACATTCATTATGATGATCATCAGGCTCGCACGATCTCCGTTCGAGAGGCTGCTCGGTTGCAGTCATTCCCCGATGGATTTGAGTTCTGTGGCGCGATGAACTCGGCATTTGGGCAGATTGGCAATGCTGTGCCTCCGCTTATGGCATCAGCCCTTTCGAAGCGCCTTCTGGAAGATTTAGGCGTTGCATCCAGGCAGTCTGCTTCTGACAGAGCCAAGTCGTTTACTTCGAATTCGAATGCTAGGCGGCCGAGCATGAAGGTTAGTTCGGGCTAGTGCCACGGGTTCGTGGGGTAGTGGGGAATCGGTCGGCAACCATTTGGACTGCGGAGCCTGTCTTGGCTGATACCAAATCTGACGGTGAAGATACTTTTGTCGTGCTCAGAGCGCTCCGGGCCTCTGAATTGGGGTGGTTTGCGTCCGTCAGAAAGCAGGGCCGAGAGCAGGCACGGCAGCGCGGCCTCAACTTCAATTCAGATGTGATGGATAAGATCTTCTCAGAAAAGGATCTTGCTCAAGACGGCATATCGGTCTTCGCGCGTCATTTCCCTGATGGCAAATTTGAAGAGCGCCCGATTCGGAGGCAGCAGAAGAATTGGCGCCTCGTCGGTGATTGCGTCGATGGGCCTGGTTTAGAGAATGTTGCCGAGGGCGATTTCTTCTGGGCAAGGTTCTCTCATGGTGCAGATGGCGTGCCGCATATGATTTGGGGCGTCGTCACCAAGAGCGCGGCTTCGTCGGTTCATAAGCTGATTAGAAAAGAGATGGAGGCTGAGCTCGCTGACGGCATGGTTGCTTGGGAAGGAGATAGTCCGTTTGCCAAGCGGGTGTCCGAGTTGGTTGGAATCGCAGATGCTCGCTCAGGTTCGCAGGCATTCCGCCCTCGTGCCCGAATAATCCGAACACTTGGGCGTGAGTTGATTGCCAATGAGGTGGTCGCGCTTCAGGAGTTGATAAAGAATGCGTACGACGCAGATGCGCGAAGCGTCAAGATTACGTTCGTTGCGCCGCTGACTCCTGGGGTTGGCGAGATTATTGTTGAAGACGATGGTAATGGAATGACGCTGGATACATTGCAGAACTCCTGGATGGAGCCTGCTACGACTTATAAAGTTGTAAACCAGAAGAGTCGTCTGAATCGCCGAGTGACAGGTGAAAAAGGCATCGGGCGCTTTGCCTCTGCTCGTATTGGACGAAAATTGGAGCTTACATCCGTATCGCGCGAAAGCGGGCGGATGGTCGAGGCGAACTTCAATTGGGGCGCATTCGATAATGATGACCGGTTCTTGGATGAAATCCGGTGTGATTGGGAAGAGAGAAGCGCACCTGCGAACTCGAAGTCGGGTACAAGGCTTCTTCTCCGCGAGCTGAACGACGACTGGGAGAAAGATGAGGGCGCTGCCTTTGTTCGGTTGAATGCCGCATTGGCTCGACTCGTTTCGCCGCTCAGTCAGCCAGACGACTTTCGAATTGAGATTATAACTCCTCCAGATTTGTCGCAGCACCAGGGGGAGGTCAGGCCTCCTGCAATATTGGGACGGCCACATTATTGGCTTACGGGCGATGTTGGGCGTGATGGCACTATCGATGCTCTGTATTATGGGCCTGATGAAGATCTGCGGCAGATTCTGGAGGGTGACAAGCGACCCGTAATCAGGCTGGACGGGAATGCTCCAAGGTGTGGCCCATTCTCATTCGAGTTCAGAGTTTGGGATCGTGGAAAGGAAGATCTCGACGAAGATGCTGAAGCTCTAGGGGCTTCGATTCGCGATATTCGACGAGACTTGGATGCTGCCAGTGGCATCAGTATATATCGAGATAGATTCAGGATCCTGCTGCCAGATACCGATTGGCTGGGGCTGGACCTGAGACGAGTCAACAATCCCACCCTCCGCGTTAGTAATAATCAAGTTGTCGGCGTTGTTTCTATTTCTCGAGATGGAAATCCGTCTCTGCTCGACCAGTCCAGTCGCCAGGGGATCATTGATACACCCGAGTTCGGTGACTTTCAGCTTGCGGTTCGAGAGGTCATTTCGAAGCTGGAGACGCAACGCGCAATCGCGCGTCAGCCCGCACCCAGGTCTGCAGAGCGCGACAGCAAGGGCATATTCGGGAAACTCGAAATTGTGCCGCTGCGCGACTATATCAAGGCTAGGTATCCAAAGGATGCCGAGCTGCTCAAGACTTTAGAAGAAACGACACGACAGTTCACCGAAGGGGTAACTGAGGTAAAGCGAGTTGTCGCCCGGTATCAGCGTTTGGCGACATTGGGGCGCTTGGTGGACGGAGTGCTTCATGATGGGCGCACGCCTCTTTCTGCGATCGCGAATGCAGCTAGGTTTGGCCGCCGGGATATCTCCAAGGCGAGTGGGGATGAGTTGCGGGGGCTCGTTGAACGGCGGTTTTCTGTCATTGAGGAGCAAAGTCAACGGCTCTTTGATCTCTTTCGAAGGATTGAGCCGTTCAGCGGCCGAAAGCGCGGACGACCCCGAGAGACTACGATGGAAGAGATCATCAGTAAGACTGTTGGATTGGCGTCTGAGAAAATTGAGGCGCTCGGCGTATTGGTTACTTTGCCAAAAGGCGAGACCAAAGTTACGGTCGATGAATCCGAGATGCAGATGCTGTTTTTCAATCTCCTGGACAATGCTCTCTATTGGCTTGGGAAGGTTCCTGAAGGAAAGCGCCAGCTTCAGGTTGATGTGGAAAGAACAGCTCGCGGTTTAAATGTTATTGTTGCGGATAGCGGTCCTGGCGTTCCGCAGGATATTCGTGACCATATTTTTGGGCCTTATTTTTCCGCACGCCCCGAAGGTATTGGACTTGGGCTTACCCTGGCTGGCGAACTCGCAGCTGAATATGACGGGGAGTTGGTGTTGCTTGAGAATGGCCCGTTGGACGGAGCTGCATTCCAAGTGTCGATCAATAGAAGGGTCGGAGAGAATTGATGACTACGCAGAACGTGGAACTGGCGAAGAAGGAGCCTTGGCGGGTGTTGCTGATCGAAGATAATCAACTCATGCGCGAGCAGGTGCATGAGGAGTTTGATGGGGAGCAATTCGACGGTAGACTGCTCGACATTCATGATGTGGATGACTTTGCTCA
It encodes:
- a CDS encoding phosphatase domain-containing protein — encoded protein: MSLPDRIDPRPPRRIYRWDLDKTYLQTEFDSLRDLVRTAFQKAHEKVAVPGASALIRELSEQGDSRLCIVSGSPKQMRAVLEEKLKLDGVKWDEFVLKDNVGNLLRGRFRALRGQVGYKLPAILESRVHAPVEAEEVLFGDDAEADAFIYSLFADLIAGRVDERVLSQVLEAGGVYPDDQVRVREAWKKIPVSDPVRRIFIHLDRLTPPAQFSAYGPRVVPIFNYFQAALVLLADGHLTAPQVLKIAVEMVQTAGHNIITLSNSFQDLLRRGLPLQQAAIALSQALEGPNKLLAAMRPMPDILAAFSKRLAALGTPPPPPPVQAVDYVKLIHHAMPRTSKRRGKPAEE
- a CDS encoding very short patch repair endonuclease → MGLSRSEQMARIKGKHTSPELRLRSALWRAGIRYRVHARTPVGRPDIVLPSRKLAIFIDGCFWHGCPKHYVRPRTRKEFWEEKLLANISRDRQQTLQLETLGWRVIRVWEHKVFESLDDVVFYIKNVLPGNGTESTDEWRVERVDVVDAGLDIERRVMVDLRNPEKRYSIDSRRITAKWKLPANVGSVGRKSRKQKKLTRALGC
- a CDS encoding DNA cytosine methyltransferase, producing the protein MPLAWSKTVKEKLRRLRRGGTPRVLDLFAGCGGMSLGFQRSGCEIVAGLESDPARAKTHAANFHRHLSPERQQAHGKPRDVTRLSPEECLREVTGEKSSEIDIIIGGPPCQAYARVGRAKLREIAQQPDAYLRDARGQLYAAYVAYVEAFKPIAVVMENVPDILNYGGVNIGQLVAESLEAIGYECRYTLLNAACFGVPQTRERWYLIGIHKDVDCVPSFPGPERHVVLPIGYRGTRSHALRWSESAPRHAELLKEPSADLPPAVTCEEALSDLPVISSDEKLRQKRSARDLKALLPYTSIPGNSFQELMRNWKGFEAGTGVSAHVIRALPRDYEIFGRMKPGADYPAAHRIAHQLLLEKLEVLRKRGQPIVERSARWHDLVKQTVPPYSPDKFPNKWRKLERDFPSRTLMAHLSHDSYSHIHYDDHQARTISVREAARLQSFPDGFEFCGAMNSAFGQIGNAVPPLMASALSKRLLEDLGVASRQSASDRAKSFTSNSNARRPSMKVSSG
- a CDS encoding sensor histidine kinase, yielding MADTKSDGEDTFVVLRALRASELGWFASVRKQGREQARQRGLNFNSDVMDKIFSEKDLAQDGISVFARHFPDGKFEERPIRRQQKNWRLVGDCVDGPGLENVAEGDFFWARFSHGADGVPHMIWGVVTKSAASSVHKLIRKEMEAELADGMVAWEGDSPFAKRVSELVGIADARSGSQAFRPRARIIRTLGRELIANEVVALQELIKNAYDADARSVKITFVAPLTPGVGEIIVEDDGNGMTLDTLQNSWMEPATTYKVVNQKSRLNRRVTGEKGIGRFASARIGRKLELTSVSRESGRMVEANFNWGAFDNDDRFLDEIRCDWEERSAPANSKSGTRLLLRELNDDWEKDEGAAFVRLNAALARLVSPLSQPDDFRIEIITPPDLSQHQGEVRPPAILGRPHYWLTGDVGRDGTIDALYYGPDEDLRQILEGDKRPVIRLDGNAPRCGPFSFEFRVWDRGKEDLDEDAEALGASIRDIRRDLDAASGISIYRDRFRILLPDTDWLGLDLRRVNNPTLRVSNNQVVGVVSISRDGNPSLLDQSSRQGIIDTPEFGDFQLAVREVISKLETQRAIARQPAPRSAERDSKGIFGKLEIVPLRDYIKARYPKDAELLKTLEETTRQFTEGVTEVKRVVARYQRLATLGRLVDGVLHDGRTPLSAIANAARFGRRDISKASGDELRGLVERRFSVIEEQSQRLFDLFRRIEPFSGRKRGRPRETTMEEIISKTVGLASEKIEALGVLVTLPKGETKVTVDESEMQMLFFNLLDNALYWLGKVPEGKRQLQVDVERTARGLNVIVADSGPGVPQDIRDHIFGPYFSARPEGIGLGLTLAGELAAEYDGELVLLENGPLDGAAFQVSINRRVGEN